From the Lathyrus oleraceus cultivar Zhongwan6 chromosome 4, CAAS_Psat_ZW6_1.0, whole genome shotgun sequence genome, one window contains:
- the LOC127075182 gene encoding F-box/FBD/LRR-repeat protein At4g26340 isoform X2 codes for MAPKMLTSKRRKEVENHGGGTDRMSSLPDSVLCNILSFLPTRTSVATMSLVSRRWRHLWQHLQVFYFDDELVQGSKRIDKFTFFVNAALAYRKSRNIRKFQLNCYISRSQRVCQFRRDCANMWIGAAINPTLEELSLSITDDIWGSKVLSPVLLPPSLLNCTNLVSLSLVGDIGMNVQGFELHFPSLKWLKLDADIVDSEIVLLSACPILETLQHKDFLPGTWARDHVSPSSQRLNSADGSFSWTFLEVDYFRNGASKYTPGVTGNGYFHRANKTTLGIIGNLQSMVDACIDFFPLQISQSVDPILKRIQTSFNELDIQLHHSISKVLNHPEFRNLLHLKFMLPCFNTNLLVDVLEKCHMIQVFIIQSNKEEQPPLRTWDPKSTTVPKCLKFHLTYIHIEGYQGFEDELTFAEYILRNGYALETMLIFVDASMEQSNKYCSLKRLTEVPRRSSRCRLKFDPAVSS; via the exons ATGGCGCCGAAGATGTTAACCTCTAAACGACGGAAAGAAGTAGAAAATCATGGAGGAGGCACTGATCGGATGAGTAGTTTACCGGACTCTGTACTGTGCAACATCCTATCGTTTCTCCCAACGAGAACATCTGTGGCTACCATGAGTCTCGTGTCTCGCAGGTGGCGTCACCTATGGCAGCATCTGCAGGTTTTCTACTTCGATGACGAATTAGTCCAAGGGTCAAAAAGGATTGACAAATTTACATTTTTCGTGAATGCTGCGCTCGCCTACCGCAAATCCCGCAACATTCGAAAGTTTCAGCTCAATTGCTACATCTCTAGATCTCAACGTGTTTGTCAGTTTCGTCGTGACTGCGCCAATATGTGGATCGGTGCTGCCATTAACCCCACCCTTGAAGAACTGTCTCTCTCCATTACCGACGACATTTGGGGTTCGAAGGTGCTCTCCCCCGTGCTTCTCCCTCCTTCGCTTTTGAATTGCACCAATCTTGTTTCCCTCAG TCTTGTAGGTGACATCGGAATGAATGTTCAAGGTTTTGAGCTTCATTTTCCATCACTTAAGTGGCTCAAACTCGATGCAGATATTGTCGATTCCGAAATTGTCTTGCTCTCTGCCTGCCCCATCCTTGAAACTTTGCAGCATAAGGACTTTCTGCCTGGAACTTGGGCCAGAGATCATGTGTCACCTTCCTCCCAGAGGTTGAATTCCGCCGATGGGAGTTTCTCTTGGACTTTTCTTGAAGTAGATTATTTCCGCAATGGTGCCAGCAAATATACACCTGGCGTCACCGGCAATGGGTACTTTCATCGTGCCAACAAAACAACATTGGGCATCATTGGCAACTTGCAGAGTATGGTGGACGCATGCATTGACTTCTTTCCCTTACAAATAAGTCAATCTGTCGACCCTATTCTCAAACGCATCCAAACCTCCTTCAATGAGTTAGATATACAATTGCATCATTCGATATCAAAG GTTCTAAATCATCCAGAATTTCGCAATCTACTTCATCTAAAGTTCATGCTTCCATGTTTCAACACAAATCTTCTAGTCGACGTGCTTGAGAAGTGTCATATGATTCAAGTTTTCATAATCCAGAGCAACAAG GAGGAACAACCACCTTTAAGGACATGGGACCCAAAGTCAACAACAGTTCCTAAGTGTCTCAAGTTCCACCTGACTTATATTCACATAGAAGGATATCAAGGATTTGAAGATGAGTTGACATTTGCTGAATATATTTTGCGGAACGGATATGCTTTGGAGACAATGCTTATTTTTGTTGATGCTTCAATGGAACAATCAAATAAGTACTGTTCTCTGAAAAGATTAACTGAAGTACCAAGGAGATCCAGCAGGTGCCGACTTAAATTTGACCCAGCTGTATCTTCTTAA
- the LOC127075182 gene encoding F-box/FBD/LRR-repeat protein At4g26340 isoform X1, with the protein MAPKMLTSKRRKEVENHGGGTDRMSSLPDSVLCNILSFLPTRTSVATMSLVSRRWRHLWQHLQVFYFDDELVQGSKRIDKFTFFVNAALAYRKSRNIRKFQLNCYISRSQRVCQFRRDCANMWIGAAINPTLEELSLSITDDIWGSKVLSPVLLPPSLLNCTNLVSLSLVGDIGMNVQGFELHFPSLKWLKLDADIVDSEIVLLSACPILETLQHKDFLPGTWARDHVSPSSQRLNSADGSFSWTFLEVDYFRNGASKYTPGVTGNGYFHRANKTTLGIIGNLQSMVDACIDFFPLQISQSVDPILKRIQTSFNELDIQLHHSISKCSLRPQVLNHPEFRNLLHLKFMLPCFNTNLLVDVLEKCHMIQVFIIQSNKEEQPPLRTWDPKSTTVPKCLKFHLTYIHIEGYQGFEDELTFAEYILRNGYALETMLIFVDASMEQSNKYCSLKRLTEVPRRSSRCRLKFDPAVSS; encoded by the exons ATGGCGCCGAAGATGTTAACCTCTAAACGACGGAAAGAAGTAGAAAATCATGGAGGAGGCACTGATCGGATGAGTAGTTTACCGGACTCTGTACTGTGCAACATCCTATCGTTTCTCCCAACGAGAACATCTGTGGCTACCATGAGTCTCGTGTCTCGCAGGTGGCGTCACCTATGGCAGCATCTGCAGGTTTTCTACTTCGATGACGAATTAGTCCAAGGGTCAAAAAGGATTGACAAATTTACATTTTTCGTGAATGCTGCGCTCGCCTACCGCAAATCCCGCAACATTCGAAAGTTTCAGCTCAATTGCTACATCTCTAGATCTCAACGTGTTTGTCAGTTTCGTCGTGACTGCGCCAATATGTGGATCGGTGCTGCCATTAACCCCACCCTTGAAGAACTGTCTCTCTCCATTACCGACGACATTTGGGGTTCGAAGGTGCTCTCCCCCGTGCTTCTCCCTCCTTCGCTTTTGAATTGCACCAATCTTGTTTCCCTCAG TCTTGTAGGTGACATCGGAATGAATGTTCAAGGTTTTGAGCTTCATTTTCCATCACTTAAGTGGCTCAAACTCGATGCAGATATTGTCGATTCCGAAATTGTCTTGCTCTCTGCCTGCCCCATCCTTGAAACTTTGCAGCATAAGGACTTTCTGCCTGGAACTTGGGCCAGAGATCATGTGTCACCTTCCTCCCAGAGGTTGAATTCCGCCGATGGGAGTTTCTCTTGGACTTTTCTTGAAGTAGATTATTTCCGCAATGGTGCCAGCAAATATACACCTGGCGTCACCGGCAATGGGTACTTTCATCGTGCCAACAAAACAACATTGGGCATCATTGGCAACTTGCAGAGTATGGTGGACGCATGCATTGACTTCTTTCCCTTACAAATAAGTCAATCTGTCGACCCTATTCTCAAACGCATCCAAACCTCCTTCAATGAGTTAGATATACAATTGCATCATTCGATATCAAAG TGCTCACTTCGCCCTCAGGTTCTAAATCATCCAGAATTTCGCAATCTACTTCATCTAAAGTTCATGCTTCCATGTTTCAACACAAATCTTCTAGTCGACGTGCTTGAGAAGTGTCATATGATTCAAGTTTTCATAATCCAGAGCAACAAG GAGGAACAACCACCTTTAAGGACATGGGACCCAAAGTCAACAACAGTTCCTAAGTGTCTCAAGTTCCACCTGACTTATATTCACATAGAAGGATATCAAGGATTTGAAGATGAGTTGACATTTGCTGAATATATTTTGCGGAACGGATATGCTTTGGAGACAATGCTTATTTTTGTTGATGCTTCAATGGAACAATCAAATAAGTACTGTTCTCTGAAAAGATTAACTGAAGTACCAAGGAGATCCAGCAGGTGCCGACTTAAATTTGACCCAGCTGTATCTTCTTAA